The following proteins come from a genomic window of Campylobacter concisus:
- a CDS encoding HD domain-containing protein: MLSDKSTKNSDNYLKIKEKFLDFKANLPKHFQKNQGRNFANFLAKEYDDFIKSYLNETMRDFFDDFIPQNDSFAFSVLATGKYAQTLLSANSELEILLVYKNLKGYNIKNFLKEFSEILSSSGINFYIKSVEIDEIFTNYKDDLKFKSETSQVRYICGSKSLYRLVKSEIIKLKEFDKKAFLNYHLKAFLPFSSISYLAQEPNLKSGFGGIDEIYHLNCILNCLDSDVSVRSQALKVMNEKEIASFNLNVDFLLSLLSALNLTQNTDTFSASSVEITTNFMQTKSKKLQDNESVISQKMLSSMNNVAIYSRFIVASLCRPFFKSELSFEQRKFARLKNGFYEVNGVIYVPLHKKPALIEKLISELLELKDVDYKFDISAIFYIKRAIITKSGLECAISEFKKIFLRENSYAILKSLLDAQMIQILIKPMEHISQLAQYDGYHEFTVDEHSVLSVKFLENIKDKFIKNLYTELCLEGKTILKIVTLMHDVGKGLGKDHANIGANIFRAYANKLNLSQKAVNIGVILIKYHTLMSNVSNREDIYSQRVIFAFISKLGDKQVLKLLYILSYCVINATNERLYNAYTAKLLRELYEISLSAFSDENLLDEATRRVKKEQSIKRNSEFLALEPSLQEKIFKITSNLVFIKYSASEIINLSKTADSLDATEIFINNSKNLSIQIYTKKSLNLSALLYEFAKFDLAYMEIFELFEKKFYIRLDFNQNVKKEELEITKNLALKSLNSEVLKEPLKPNINKDEINFELNHSKDYAKLSINAKDQRGLMAYVMSVFDRLHFQVTSARIQTVKNRTRNLFLIEKNERLESKGEEILNLLISE; encoded by the coding sequence ATGCTGTCTGATAAAAGTACCAAAAATAGCGATAATTATTTAAAAATCAAAGAGAAATTTCTTGATTTTAAAGCAAATTTACCAAAACATTTTCAAAAAAATCAGGGTAGAAATTTTGCAAATTTTTTAGCCAAAGAATACGATGATTTTATAAAATCTTATTTAAATGAAACTATGCGAGATTTTTTTGATGATTTTATTCCGCAAAATGACAGCTTTGCTTTTAGTGTTTTAGCTACTGGAAAATACGCTCAAACACTACTTAGCGCAAATAGTGAGCTTGAAATTTTACTAGTTTATAAAAATTTAAAAGGCTATAACATAAAGAATTTCTTAAAAGAATTTAGCGAAATTTTAAGTAGCTCTGGAATAAATTTTTATATAAAAAGTGTTGAAATAGATGAAATTTTTACAAATTACAAAGACGATCTCAAATTTAAAAGCGAAACATCGCAAGTCCGATATATCTGTGGTTCAAAAAGCCTCTACCGCTTAGTAAAAAGCGAGATCATAAAATTAAAAGAATTTGATAAAAAAGCCTTTTTAAACTACCATTTAAAGGCGTTTTTGCCATTTTCTAGCATCAGCTACTTAGCCCAAGAGCCAAATTTAAAAAGTGGCTTTGGAGGAATCGATGAAATTTACCACTTAAACTGCATACTAAACTGCCTAGATAGCGACGTTTCTGTTAGATCTCAAGCCCTAAAAGTGATGAATGAAAAAGAGATCGCTAGCTTTAACCTAAATGTAGACTTTTTATTAAGCTTGCTAAGTGCTTTAAATTTAACCCAAAACACCGATACTTTCAGCGCTTCAAGTGTTGAGATCACGACAAATTTCATGCAAACAAAGTCCAAAAAACTCCAAGACAATGAGAGTGTTATCAGCCAAAAAATGCTAAGCTCAATGAATAATGTCGCTATTTATTCAAGGTTTATCGTCGCTTCTCTTTGCAGGCCATTTTTCAAAAGCGAGCTAAGTTTTGAGCAGAGAAAATTTGCTAGGTTAAAAAATGGCTTTTACGAAGTAAATGGCGTCATCTACGTACCTTTACATAAAAAGCCAGCACTCATAGAAAAGCTAATATCCGAGCTTTTGGAGCTAAAAGATGTGGACTATAAATTTGACATAAGTGCGATCTTTTACATCAAGCGAGCCATCATCACAAAAAGCGGCTTGGAGTGCGCTATAAGCGAGTTTAAGAAGATATTTTTAAGAGAAAATTCCTACGCTATTTTAAAGTCCTTACTCGATGCGCAGATGATACAAATTTTGATAAAACCCATGGAGCACATCAGCCAGCTGGCTCAGTACGACGGCTATCACGAGTTTACAGTCGATGAGCATAGCGTCTTAAGCGTCAAATTTCTTGAAAATATAAAAGATAAATTTATAAAAAATCTCTATACCGAGCTTTGCTTGGAGGGCAAGACGATACTAAAGATCGTGACTTTAATGCACGACGTTGGCAAGGGGCTTGGTAAAGACCACGCAAATATCGGCGCAAATATCTTTAGAGCATACGCAAACAAGCTAAATTTAAGCCAAAAGGCGGTAAATATCGGCGTCATTTTGATAAAATATCACACGCTAATGAGCAACGTCTCAAACAGAGAGGACATTTATTCCCAACGCGTTATATTTGCTTTTATCTCAAAGCTTGGCGACAAGCAGGTTTTAAAACTGCTTTACATCCTTAGCTACTGCGTGATAAACGCGACAAATGAGAGGCTCTATAACGCCTACACAGCTAAACTTTTAAGAGAGCTTTATGAAATTTCTCTTAGTGCATTTAGCGATGAAAATTTACTAGACGAAGCGACAAGGCGCGTAAAAAAAGAGCAGTCTATAAAACGAAATAGCGAGTTTTTGGCGCTTGAACCAAGCTTGCAAGAGAAAATTTTTAAAATCACATCAAATCTTGTCTTTATAAAATATAGTGCGAGTGAGATCATAAATTTAAGCAAGACTGCAGATAGCTTAGATGCGACAGAAATTTTTATAAATAACTCTAAAAATTTAAGCATTCAGATCTATACAAAAAAGAGCCTAAATTTAAGCGCCCTGCTCTATGAATTTGCTAAATTCGACTTGGCATACATGGAAATTTTTGAGCTATTTGAGAAAAAATTTTATATCAGGCTTGATTTTAACCAAAATGTTAAAAAAGAGGAGCTTGAAATTACTAAAAATTTAGCTCTAAAATCCTTAAATAGCGAGGTTTTAAAAGAGCCTTTGAAACCAAATATTAACAAAGATGAGATAAACTTCGAGCTAAATCACTCTAAAGATTACGCCAAACTTAGCATCAACGCAAAAGATCAGCGCGGGCTAATGGCTTATGTGATGAGTGTTTTTGACAGGCTTCATTTTCAAGTCACGAGTGCTAGAATCCAAACGGTCAAAAATAGAACAAGAAATCTCTTTTTGATCGAGAAAAACGAGCGACTTGAGAGTAAAGGCGAAGAGATATTAAATTTATTAATAAGCGAGTAA
- the glmS gene encoding glutamine--fructose-6-phosphate transaminase (isomerizing) has product MCGIVGYIGDKEKKEVILSGLKELEYRGYDSAGMAVMSDGKIDFFKAVGKLENLALKTKDFTSTGFGVAIGHTRWATHGKPTEINAHPHLGEHSFVVHNGIIENYKELKDELEAKGVKFVSQTDTEVIVHLFEEILKEKKDPFKAYEATIAKLRGAYATLLITKTAPDKIFFAKDAAPMAIGKSDKKELYFASSDAPLIGNATEVAYLDDNNYGYVSLDEIAVFKHGKKASITFNALPKDKSYAQKEGYTFFMEKEIYEQGAVVSETIMGRVKNHKVTLENLDDEYLKGIDDVVLCACGTSYHAALTASYLFERLAKVRTKVEVASEFRYRKPYLNKNSLFIVISQSGETADTLEALRIAKEAGLKTLAICNVDNSSIVRLADNTLLTRAGIEKGVASTKAFATQIIVLWMLVLQMAVAKDSISKKELDHEIKTLLHIPQILNINNSLQEKLHRLSKHYLHGHGFFFIGRDIFYPLALEGALKLKEISYLHAEGYPSGEMKHGPIALADEKLFTIALMPQNLLYEKTKSNVEELAARDAYILAISPLEFELSDDYVKTSVQDHYMSEFFEMMLVLQLLALEISVRLGNNVDMPRNLAKSVTVE; this is encoded by the coding sequence ATGTGTGGAATCGTAGGATACATCGGAGATAAAGAGAAAAAAGAGGTCATTTTAAGCGGCCTAAAAGAGCTTGAGTATCGCGGATACGACAGCGCTGGTATGGCTGTGATGAGTGATGGCAAGATTGATTTTTTTAAAGCGGTCGGCAAGCTTGAAAATTTAGCCCTAAAGACAAAGGACTTTACATCAACTGGCTTTGGCGTGGCGATAGGTCACACACGTTGGGCAACTCACGGCAAACCAACTGAGATAAATGCTCACCCACACCTTGGAGAGCACTCATTTGTCGTTCACAACGGAATCATCGAAAACTACAAAGAGCTTAAAGATGAGCTTGAAGCAAAGGGTGTGAAATTTGTCAGCCAAACCGACACCGAAGTGATCGTGCACCTTTTTGAAGAAATTTTAAAAGAGAAAAAAGACCCATTTAAAGCTTATGAGGCAACTATCGCAAAGCTAAGAGGCGCATACGCGACGCTACTTATCACCAAAACTGCACCTGATAAGATATTTTTCGCAAAAGATGCCGCTCCTATGGCGATAGGCAAAAGCGATAAAAAAGAGCTATATTTTGCCTCATCAGATGCCCCGCTTATCGGCAACGCAACAGAAGTGGCATATCTAGATGACAATAACTACGGCTATGTGAGCTTAGACGAGATAGCTGTTTTCAAACACGGCAAAAAGGCTAGCATAACATTTAACGCACTGCCAAAAGATAAGAGCTATGCCCAAAAAGAGGGTTATACATTTTTTATGGAGAAAGAAATTTACGAGCAAGGTGCAGTTGTATCTGAAACCATCATGGGCAGGGTTAAAAACCACAAAGTTACCCTTGAAAATTTAGACGATGAATACCTAAAAGGCATCGATGATGTCGTGCTTTGTGCGTGCGGCACGAGCTACCATGCAGCACTAACTGCAAGCTATCTTTTTGAAAGGCTTGCTAAAGTGAGGACAAAGGTCGAAGTGGCAAGCGAATTTAGATATAGAAAGCCTTATCTAAACAAAAACTCGCTCTTCATCGTCATCTCACAAAGTGGCGAGACAGCTGATACTCTTGAGGCACTTAGGATCGCAAAAGAGGCTGGGCTAAAGACGCTTGCGATTTGCAACGTCGATAACTCATCTATCGTTAGACTAGCTGATAATACACTTCTAACTCGTGCTGGTATCGAAAAAGGTGTTGCAAGCACAAAAGCTTTCGCAACGCAGATCATCGTGCTTTGGATGCTTGTGCTTCAAATGGCGGTAGCGAAAGATTCTATCAGTAAAAAAGAGCTTGATCACGAGATCAAAACTCTTCTTCACATCCCACAAATTTTAAATATCAATAACTCTCTTCAAGAGAAGCTTCACCGCCTAAGCAAGCACTATTTGCACGGGCATGGCTTCTTTTTTATCGGTAGAGATATCTTCTATCCGCTAGCACTTGAAGGTGCGTTAAAGCTTAAAGAAATTTCATATCTTCACGCCGAGGGCTATCCATCAGGCGAGATGAAACACGGTCCTATCGCACTTGCAGATGAGAAGCTATTTACAATCGCTTTAATGCCTCAAAATTTACTTTACGAAAAAACAAAAAGCAACGTCGAAGAGCTCGCTGCAAGAGATGCATACATCCTAGCGATAAGCCCACTTGAGTTTGAGCTAAGTGATGACTACGTAAAAACAAGCGTTCAAGATCACTATATGAGCGAATTTTTTGAGATGATGCTTGTACTTCAGCTACTTGCACTTGAAATTTCCGTTAGACTTGGCAACAACGTCGATATGCCAAGAAATCTCGCAAAAAGCGTAACTGTCGAATAA
- a CDS encoding ACT domain-containing protein, whose translation MKAIVTVVGKDRVGIVAGVSAKLSELGLNIDDISQTILSDFFTMMAVVSSDENKDFTALRVELDKLGESLKVKINIQSSAIFDAMHKI comes from the coding sequence ATGAAAGCGATCGTAACCGTAGTCGGAAAAGATAGAGTCGGCATCGTTGCTGGCGTCTCAGCAAAGCTTAGCGAGCTAGGGCTAAATATAGATGATATAAGCCAGACTATTTTGAGCGACTTTTTCACGATGATGGCGGTGGTTTCAAGCGATGAAAATAAGGACTTTACAGCCTTAAGAGTGGAGCTAGATAAACTTGGAGAGAGCCTAAAAGTAAAGATAAATATCCAAAGCTCAGCTATTTTTGATGCTATGCACAAAATTTAA
- a CDS encoding NCS2 family permease gives MKFFDLAQNKTSVKQEFGAGLTTFLAMMYIVPVNAIIMSKTGMPYEALITATALITIFSTVLNGLWANTPVAMSVGMGLNAYFTFGLCIGMKVPWQTALGVVFLSGVIFVVLSFTNFRMWIIRSIPLDLRRAISAGIGTFISFVAFQQMGFIVNSDAVLVGIGNFKDPNVLLGVLGLFLVIFFWAWKIKGAFILAVLATSVIAWVLGIAPHPTEIFSTPASISPIFLELDIKGALSLALLPVVITFFVTDLFDSIGTLAGVGTRAGIFDENKKDGVVKLEKTLEADAIATAAGSLVGVSTTTSFVESASGVEEGGRTGLTAVFCGLLFILTLFMLPLFKAIPGNAIYPILVMVGVLMFAELASINFKDPAIAVATFFIVVLIPLTYSITNGLAFGFMSYVIVKLIKREFSDINLGVVVLALISFIVFLVH, from the coding sequence GTGAAATTTTTTGACTTAGCACAAAATAAAACAAGTGTGAAGCAGGAATTTGGAGCGGGACTTACGACGTTTTTAGCGATGATGTATATTGTGCCGGTAAATGCGATCATTATGAGCAAAACTGGCATGCCTTATGAGGCACTCATCACTGCAACAGCGCTAATTACCATATTTTCTACTGTATTAAATGGTCTTTGGGCGAACACGCCAGTTGCGATGAGCGTTGGTATGGGGCTTAATGCTTATTTTACATTTGGTCTTTGCATCGGTATGAAAGTGCCTTGGCAAACGGCTCTTGGCGTTGTTTTCTTAAGTGGTGTGATATTTGTCGTGCTTTCGTTTACAAATTTTAGAATGTGGATAATTAGATCCATCCCACTTGATCTAAGAAGGGCGATAAGCGCTGGCATAGGCACATTTATCAGCTTTGTGGCATTTCAGCAAATGGGTTTTATTGTAAATAGCGACGCAGTTTTGGTTGGTATAGGAAATTTCAAAGATCCAAACGTACTTCTTGGCGTTTTGGGACTATTTTTAGTTATTTTCTTTTGGGCGTGGAAGATAAAGGGCGCGTTTATCCTAGCTGTGCTTGCTACTTCAGTAATAGCTTGGGTGCTTGGTATCGCTCCTCATCCAACAGAAATTTTCTCAACTCCAGCCTCTATCTCTCCGATATTTTTAGAGCTTGACATAAAAGGCGCGCTTAGTCTAGCCTTGCTGCCAGTTGTTATCACATTTTTTGTGACCGATCTTTTTGACTCGATAGGCACACTAGCTGGTGTAGGCACGAGGGCTGGAATTTTTGATGAAAACAAAAAAGATGGCGTCGTAAAACTTGAAAAAACTCTTGAAGCTGACGCTATTGCTACGGCAGCTGGCTCACTTGTAGGCGTAAGTACGACCACATCGTTTGTAGAGAGTGCTAGCGGTGTAGAAGAGGGCGGTAGAACTGGTCTAACGGCTGTATTTTGCGGACTTTTATTTATACTTACATTATTTATGTTGCCACTTTTTAAAGCGATTCCTGGCAATGCCATTTATCCGATCCTTGTGATGGTTGGCGTGCTTATGTTTGCTGAGCTTGCTAGTATAAATTTTAAAGATCCAGCCATTGCTGTTGCGACATTTTTCATAGTTGTGCTCATCCCGCTTACTTATTCGATCACAAACGGCCTTGCATTTGGCTTTATGTCATACGTCATAGTTAAGCTCATAAAGAGAGAATTTAGCGATATAAATTTAGGCGTAGTCGTGCTAGCGCTCATTAGTTTTATCGTATTTTTAGTGCATTGA
- a CDS encoding PFL family protein, which produces MDIKNVTETISMIEEQNFDIRTITMGISLLDCIDPDINKACDKIYAKITTKAKDLVRVGNEISAELGIPIVNKRVSVTPISIIGAATDAKDYVMIAKTLDRAAIEVGIDFIGGFSALVQKGYQKGDEILINSIPQALAQTAKVCSSVNVGSTKSGINMSAVRDMGRIIKETAAASEMGCAKLVVFANAVEDNPFMAGAFHGVGEADVVINVGVSGPGVVKRALEKVRGESFDVVAETVKKTAFKITRIGQLVGQMASERLGVKFGIVDLSLAPTPAVGDSVARVLEEMGLEAVGTHGTTAALALLNDAVKKGGVMACNQVGGLSGAFIPVSEDEGMIAAVRSGSLNLEKLEAMTAICSVGLDMIAIPADTPSQSIAAMIADEAAIGVINQKTTAVRIIPLGREGDMIEFGGLLGRAPVMKINKASSADFIARGGQIPAPIHSFKN; this is translated from the coding sequence ATGGATATCAAAAACGTAACCGAAACGATCTCGATGATCGAGGAGCAAAATTTTGACATCAGAACGATCACGATGGGCATTAGTTTGCTTGACTGCATCGATCCTGACATCAATAAAGCCTGCGACAAAATTTACGCAAAAATCACCACTAAAGCCAAAGACCTAGTTAGAGTGGGCAACGAAATTTCCGCTGAACTAGGCATACCAATCGTCAATAAAAGAGTGAGCGTGACGCCTATCTCGATAATCGGCGCCGCAACGGATGCAAAAGACTACGTGATGATCGCAAAGACGCTTGATAGGGCGGCTATTGAAGTTGGTATTGATTTTATAGGTGGTTTTTCGGCTCTAGTGCAAAAGGGCTATCAAAAGGGCGATGAAATTTTGATAAATTCTATCCCGCAAGCACTAGCACAAACCGCAAAAGTGTGCTCAAGCGTCAATGTCGGCTCAACAAAAAGTGGCATAAATATGAGCGCAGTGCGTGACATGGGACGCATCATAAAAGAGACGGCGGCGGCATCAGAGATGGGCTGTGCGAAGCTTGTTGTCTTTGCAAATGCAGTCGAGGACAATCCTTTCATGGCTGGTGCATTTCACGGTGTGGGCGAGGCTGATGTGGTGATAAATGTCGGCGTTTCAGGCCCAGGCGTCGTCAAAAGAGCCCTTGAAAAGGTGCGTGGCGAGAGCTTTGACGTGGTGGCTGAGACTGTGAAAAAGACGGCATTTAAGATCACTCGTATCGGTCAGTTAGTTGGTCAAATGGCGAGCGAGCGCCTTGGGGTTAAATTTGGTATCGTCGATCTCTCTCTTGCTCCAACGCCAGCTGTTGGCGACTCGGTGGCTCGTGTGCTTGAGGAGATGGGGCTTGAGGCTGTTGGTACGCACGGCACGACTGCGGCACTTGCTCTGCTAAATGACGCGGTCAAAAAAGGTGGCGTCATGGCGTGCAATCAAGTTGGCGGCTTAAGTGGTGCCTTTATCCCGGTTTCAGAAGACGAGGGCATGATAGCTGCGGTGCGCTCGGGATCGCTAAATTTAGAAAAGCTTGAAGCGATGACGGCGATATGCTCGGTGGGACTTGATATGATCGCCATACCTGCGGACACGCCAAGCCAGAGTATAGCTGCGATGATCGCTGATGAGGCGGCTATCGGCGTGATAAATCAAAAAACAACGGCCGTTCGTATCATACCTCTTGGACGTGAGGGCGATATGATCGAGTTTGGCGGCCTTTTAGGAAGAGCGCCTGTGATGAAGATAAATAAGGCTTCAAGTGCCGACTTTATCGCTCGTGGCGGACAAATTCCAGCACCTATCCATAGTTTTAAAAACTAA
- a CDS encoding YagU family protein, with product MSNLITKPRFALAALIGLVAGVVSAFVKWGAEFPLPPRSPMDMFNAACGPESTIRAADAIDCSRNFLNPPYVFLRDYLGVADPNAAIYEFAGHAFNYVMMTHILFSIVFAVAYCVLAEKFPKITIWQGLLVGIIVNIAVHVITLPILGLTPPLWTLPWYEHVSEFVGHMIWFWSIEIIRHDLRARITKEKDPSDYCCCNA from the coding sequence ATGTCAAATTTAATAACAAAACCTAGATTTGCTCTGGCTGCATTGATCGGCCTTGTTGCTGGCGTTGTCTCAGCTTTTGTCAAATGGGGAGCAGAATTCCCACTTCCTCCAAGAAGTCCGATGGATATGTTTAACGCTGCTTGCGGACCAGAGAGTACCATTAGGGCAGCCGATGCGATCGATTGCTCTAGAAATTTCTTAAATCCGCCTTATGTATTTTTAAGGGATTATTTGGGCGTAGCCGATCCAAATGCCGCTATTTACGAGTTTGCAGGGCATGCGTTTAACTACGTAATGATGACGCATATATTATTTTCGATCGTTTTTGCGGTTGCTTATTGTGTTTTGGCTGAGAAATTTCCAAAGATTACAATATGGCAAGGCTTACTAGTTGGCATTATCGTAAATATCGCTGTTCACGTGATCACATTACCTATTTTGGGGCTTACTCCACCACTTTGGACACTTCCTTGGTACGAGCATGTATCTGAATTTGTCGGCCACATGATATGGTTCTGGTCGATAGAGATCATCCGTCATGACCTAAGAGCTAGGATCACAAAAGAAAAAGATCCAAGTGATTATTGCTGCTGCAACGCATAA
- the mqnE gene encoding aminofutalosine synthase MqnE, with the protein MMNLLQKLESGERLSKQEAFSLYELDLFTLAKFADKKRRKLHGNKVFFNVNRHINPTNMCADICKFCAFSAHRKNPNPYLMSHEEILKIVDESVSHGVKEIHIVSAHNAKSGWQWYLEIFKKIKVAHPDLHVKAMTAAEIDFLSRHYGLSYDEVIEKMLEYGVDSMPGGGAEIFDEEVRAKICKGKVSSENWLKIHKMWHDHGKQSNATMLFGHIESRGNRIDHMLRIRELQDETGGFNAFIPLVYQRENNYLKDVKFLGSAEILKTLAISRLVLDNVPHIKAYWATSTLNLAMIAQEFGADDLDGTIEKESIQSAAGANSANGVTLKTFCDLIKTSGFTPVERDSLYNELKIY; encoded by the coding sequence ATAATGAATCTATTACAAAAACTAGAAAGTGGCGAGAGATTAAGCAAACAAGAGGCTTTTTCGCTTTATGAGCTTGATCTTTTTACCTTGGCTAAATTTGCCGATAAAAAACGTAGAAAACTGCATGGCAACAAGGTCTTTTTTAATGTAAATCGCCATATCAATCCAACAAATATGTGTGCTGATATCTGTAAATTTTGCGCATTTTCGGCTCACAGAAAAAATCCAAACCCATATCTAATGAGCCACGAAGAAATTTTAAAGATCGTTGATGAGAGCGTGAGTCACGGCGTAAAGGAGATACACATTGTCTCTGCCCACAACGCAAAAAGTGGCTGGCAGTGGTACTTAGAAATTTTTAAAAAGATAAAGGTAGCCCATCCAGACCTTCACGTAAAGGCGATGACGGCAGCCGAGATCGACTTTTTATCAAGACATTACGGCTTAAGCTATGATGAGGTGATAGAGAAGATGCTCGAATACGGCGTCGATAGCATGCCAGGCGGCGGGGCTGAAATTTTTGATGAAGAGGTCAGAGCTAAAATTTGCAAAGGCAAAGTAAGTAGCGAAAACTGGCTAAAGATCCATAAAATGTGGCACGATCACGGCAAACAAAGCAACGCAACAATGCTTTTTGGTCACATAGAAAGTCGCGGTAACAGGATCGATCATATGCTAAGGATTAGAGAATTGCAGGATGAAACTGGCGGTTTTAACGCGTTTATCCCGCTTGTCTATCAAAGAGAAAATAACTACTTAAAAGATGTGAAATTTCTAGGATCAGCTGAAATTTTAAAGACTCTGGCGATCTCACGTCTTGTGCTAGATAATGTTCCTCATATCAAAGCTTACTGGGCCACTTCGACGCTAAATTTGGCGATGATCGCTCAGGAATTTGGCGCTGATGATCTTGATGGCACGATAGAAAAAGAGAGCATCCAAAGTGCAGCTGGCGCAAATAGCGCAAATGGCGTTACACTAAAGACATTTTGTGATCTCATAAAGACATCTGGTTTTACGCCGGTTGAGCGTGATAGCTTATATAACGAACTTAAAATTTACTAA
- a CDS encoding 2,3,4,5-tetrahydropyridine-2,6-carboxylate N-succinyltransferase, whose amino-acid sequence MSKEFKDANEFKEFFEEFRKKDGYKDPLAFGIARIDRGQKNTDKILQATFAVVNYKESFLSAAAYIYALQKCDVKVDFNGSEFVADLTPKVVKKASKLFSVFEKEISSHKNVQNLHAVKMAFDDDLELNENKFKLVFLFDDAKPLSVEAVYLKLYLISLGKVAPRTIVLDGAFGVLPNVAWTSQNTPIELEWLRENEISLKMFGEYPAIVSVDKFPRFLSHIIPADNTRILDSAKVRMGAAVYPGTVVMPGAAYINFNAGTTGGVMVEGRVSSSVVVGEGSDVGGGASILGVLSGTNGNPVSIGKHCLLGANSVTGVPLGDNCIVDAGIAVLEGTKVYISASEREKLAKLNPEFKFEAEIYKALELGGLNGLHFRQNSQTGQITASASKRAIKLNEALH is encoded by the coding sequence ATGTCTAAAGAGTTTAAAGATGCAAATGAATTTAAGGAATTTTTTGAAGAATTTAGAAAAAAAGATGGCTATAAAGATCCGCTTGCTTTTGGTATCGCTAGGATCGATCGTGGACAAAAAAATACAGATAAAATTTTGCAAGCGACATTTGCTGTTGTAAATTACAAAGAGAGTTTTTTAAGCGCAGCCGCTTATATCTATGCTTTGCAAAAATGTGATGTTAAGGTTGATTTTAACGGCTCTGAATTTGTAGCTGATCTTACACCAAAAGTGGTGAAAAAAGCTAGCAAGCTCTTTAGCGTCTTTGAAAAAGAGATAAGCTCTCATAAAAATGTACAAAATTTGCATGCTGTAAAAATGGCATTTGATGACGATCTTGAACTAAATGAGAATAAATTTAAGCTTGTGTTTTTGTTTGATGATGCAAAACCACTTAGCGTAGAGGCCGTATATCTCAAGCTTTACTTGATATCGCTTGGCAAAGTCGCACCTAGAACGATTGTGCTTGATGGAGCTTTTGGTGTGTTGCCAAATGTTGCATGGACTAGCCAAAATACGCCAATCGAGCTTGAATGGCTAAGAGAAAATGAAATTTCTCTAAAGATGTTTGGCGAATATCCAGCGATCGTTAGCGTCGATAAATTCCCAAGATTTTTAAGCCACATCATCCCAGCTGATAATACGAGAATTTTAGACTCAGCCAAGGTTCGCATGGGTGCTGCCGTGTATCCTGGCACAGTCGTTATGCCTGGTGCTGCTTACATCAACTTTAACGCAGGTACAACTGGTGGCGTAATGGTTGAAGGCAGAGTCAGCAGCTCTGTCGTAGTTGGCGAGGGTAGCGACGTAGGTGGCGGAGCTAGCATACTTGGCGTGCTAAGTGGCACAAATGGCAACCCTGTAAGCATCGGCAAACACTGCTTGCTTGGGGCAAACTCAGTTACAGGCGTACCTCTTGGTGATAACTGCATCGTGGATGCTGGCATAGCAGTGCTTGAAGGCACAAAGGTCTATATATCAGCTAGCGAGCGCGAAAAGTTAGCTAAGCTAAATCCAGAGTTTAAATTTGAAGCTGAAATTTACAAAGCACTTGAGCTTGGCGGGCTAAATGGACTTCATTTTAGACAAAATAGCCAAACAGGTCAGATCACTGCAAGTGCGAGCAAAAGGGCGATCAAGCTAAATGAGGCACTTCATTAA